A stretch of Desulfurivibrio alkaliphilus AHT 2 DNA encodes these proteins:
- a CDS encoding sensor histidine kinase yields the protein MHRDLEAENEQLAEQLKTLFRTEHKLYKTQRQLEHQNRIFRALHDLGQRTTGVLDIRRIAAEIPPVVLYEIGCQRCLVLLDEQLGGKFNVAAHDGFFEDHWEPELASLRLAADSPLLAPLRQNRPLIHTPDHPFPLLAPLAKQLEMDHLMAIPLLIGSDTPIDSTLVSMLTQPFMSGKDELIGVVLAGNAEAAGKVYAEIVPDGNVQLGLASLASQISSAINSAMLYWALLEERDSLEEKVQVRTRELEAQSRLLQQAKETAESANRAKSRFLANMSHELRTPLNAIIGYSELLLEDASEWGEWEISEDLEKIKSAGQHLLMLISDILDISKIEAGRLDLHLEEVQWEPLLNDVVNTIRPLVVKNNNRLQVDTPPEEITLFTDATKLRQVLYNLLSNATKFTTDGEIMLKASLCRLRRQPRLEFAVSDSGIGMSEEQLAKIFQPFTQADSSTTRKYGGTGLGLVISRYFCRMMGGDIKATSRPGAGATFTVSLPLTARQDEKNGKAQVSS from the coding sequence ATGCATCGTGACCTAGAGGCCGAAAACGAACAGCTTGCCGAGCAGCTCAAGACCCTGTTTCGCACCGAGCACAAGCTCTACAAGACTCAGCGGCAACTGGAGCATCAAAACAGGATTTTCCGCGCCCTGCACGACCTGGGCCAGCGCACCACCGGGGTGCTGGATATCCGGCGTATTGCGGCGGAAATCCCCCCGGTGGTGCTCTACGAGATCGGCTGCCAGCGGTGCCTGGTGCTGCTGGATGAGCAACTGGGGGGCAAGTTCAACGTGGCCGCCCACGACGGTTTTTTTGAAGATCACTGGGAGCCGGAGCTGGCCTCTTTGCGCCTTGCCGCCGACTCCCCCCTGCTGGCGCCGCTGCGCCAAAACCGCCCCCTTATCCATACCCCGGACCACCCGTTCCCCCTGCTGGCGCCGCTGGCCAAGCAGCTTGAGATGGACCACCTCATGGCCATCCCCCTGCTGATCGGTAGCGACACCCCCATTGATTCCACCCTGGTTTCCATGCTCACCCAGCCCTTCATGAGCGGCAAGGATGAGTTGATCGGCGTTGTTCTGGCCGGCAATGCCGAGGCCGCCGGCAAGGTTTACGCGGAAATCGTGCCCGACGGCAACGTCCAGTTGGGGCTTGCCAGCCTGGCCAGCCAGATTTCCAGCGCCATCAACAGCGCCATGCTCTACTGGGCCTTGCTGGAAGAGCGCGACTCGCTGGAAGAAAAAGTCCAGGTGCGGACCCGCGAGCTGGAAGCGCAATCACGCCTGCTGCAACAGGCCAAGGAAACCGCCGAATCGGCCAACCGGGCCAAAAGCCGTTTCCTGGCCAACATGAGCCACGAGCTGCGCACCCCCTTAAACGCCATCATAGGCTACAGCGAATTGCTGCTCGAGGATGCCAGCGAATGGGGCGAGTGGGAAATAAGCGAGGATCTGGAAAAGATTAAAAGCGCCGGCCAGCACCTCTTGATGCTGATCAGCGATATCCTCGATATCTCCAAGATCGAGGCCGGTCGGCTGGATTTGCACCTGGAGGAAGTTCAGTGGGAGCCTTTGCTAAACGACGTGGTGAACACCATTCGGCCGCTGGTGGTCAAAAACAACAACCGGTTGCAGGTCGACACCCCGCCTGAGGAGATCACGCTCTTTACCGACGCCACCAAGCTGCGCCAGGTTTTATACAACCTGTTAAGTAATGCCACTAAGTTCACCACCGACGGGGAGATCATGCTCAAGGCCAGCCTTTGCCGCCTCCGGCGGCAGCCGAGGCTGGAGTTTGCCGTCAGTGACAGCGGTATTGGCATGTCTGAAGAGCAACTGGCAAAAATCTTTCAGCCCTTTACCCAGGCCGACTCCTCCACCACCCGTAAATACGGCGGCACCGGCCTGGGGTTGGTCATTTCCCGCTATTTTTGTCGGATGATGGGTGGCGATATCAAGGCCACCAGCCGCCCCGGCGCCGGCGCCACCTTCACCGTCTCCCTGCCCCTGACGGCCCGGCAGGATGAAAAAAATGGCAAAGCACAGGTGAGCTCATGA
- a CDS encoding HD domain-containing phosphohydrolase, with protein MNPRVPEHKWNLLDLAVKLLDQSENMVTGCGGLEQESKEDLAKINRASKEIMDLIKSLSALQAGAGFDVATARHDLRNPLNNILGYTEMLLEDHEENPEVPDFTGQLQEFYVLSRLVLQEVNKLQQLPLTGYRQGVTPGKPAAAPTPKTPPGRTEAKALQAIDDRGEKPLILVVDDITANREVLSRRLRRLGYLVMEAENGRQALAMLETGAFDLVLLDILMPELDGYEVLRRIKANELIRHVPVLMISAVGDINSVVRCLEAGADDYLAKPFNSVLLRARVNASLVKKRLYDQELHYKQEIEQHNQLLEQRVRQQVQEISRAQLAAIFSLSKLAESRDPETGEHLERFREYSRVLARHLQTMPRFCKLIDESFIDNLYAACPLHDIGKVGIPDAILLKPGRLTAEEFAIMQEHATIGAETLLAVDRQYPGSDLIRFGIEIAEGHHERWDGSGYPRGLAGEEIPLVARIVSLADVYDALRSRRVYKEGMDHATARKIIVESAGSHFDPVIVEAFLACEDDFQKIWRRIGE; from the coding sequence ATGAATCCTCGCGTCCCCGAACACAAGTGGAACCTGTTGGATCTGGCCGTAAAATTGCTCGATCAAAGTGAAAACATGGTCACCGGCTGTGGCGGGCTGGAACAAGAGAGCAAGGAGGATCTGGCCAAGATCAACCGGGCCAGCAAGGAGATCATGGATCTGATTAAATCCTTGTCGGCCCTCCAGGCCGGCGCCGGTTTTGATGTAGCCACCGCCCGCCACGACCTGCGCAACCCTTTGAACAACATCCTGGGTTACACCGAGATGCTGCTGGAGGATCATGAGGAAAACCCTGAAGTTCCCGATTTTACCGGCCAACTGCAAGAGTTTTACGTCTTGTCCCGGCTGGTCCTGCAGGAGGTCAACAAGCTACAGCAACTGCCCCTGACCGGCTACCGGCAGGGCGTGACCCCCGGTAAACCCGCCGCCGCGCCGACCCCGAAAACACCCCCCGGCCGCACGGAAGCAAAAGCCCTGCAAGCCATTGATGATCGGGGAGAAAAGCCGCTGATCCTGGTGGTCGATGATATCACGGCCAACCGCGAGGTATTAAGCCGCCGCCTGCGCCGTTTGGGTTACTTGGTGATGGAGGCGGAAAATGGCCGGCAGGCCCTGGCCATGCTGGAAACGGGAGCCTTCGACCTGGTGTTGCTGGATATCCTGATGCCGGAGCTGGACGGTTACGAGGTCTTGCGCCGCATCAAGGCAAACGAGCTGATCCGCCATGTCCCGGTGCTGATGATCTCGGCGGTGGGTGATATCAACAGTGTGGTGCGCTGCCTGGAGGCCGGGGCCGATGATTACCTGGCCAAGCCCTTCAACTCGGTCCTGCTCCGGGCCCGGGTCAATGCCAGCCTGGTGAAAAAGCGACTTTACGACCAGGAACTGCACTATAAGCAGGAAATTGAACAGCACAATCAACTCCTGGAACAAAGGGTGCGCCAGCAGGTGCAGGAAATTTCCCGGGCCCAATTGGCCGCCATCTTCTCGCTTTCCAAGCTGGCCGAATCCCGCGACCCGGAAACCGGCGAGCATCTGGAACGCTTCCGGGAATACAGCCGGGTCCTGGCCCGCCACCTGCAAACCATGCCAAGGTTTTGCAAGTTGATCGACGAGTCCTTCATCGACAATCTCTACGCCGCCTGCCCGCTGCACGACATCGGCAAGGTGGGTATCCCCGATGCCATCCTGCTCAAACCCGGGCGCTTGACAGCGGAGGAATTTGCCATTATGCAGGAGCATGCCACCATCGGGGCGGAAACCCTGCTGGCGGTGGATCGCCAGTATCCCGGCAGCGACCTGATCCGCTTCGGCATCGAAATCGCCGAGGGGCACCATGAACGCTGGGACGGCAGCGGCTACCCCCGGGGGCTGGCCGGCGAAGAGATTCCCCTGGTGGCCAGGATCGTCAGCCTGGCCGATGTCTACGACGCGCTGCGCTCCCGCCGGGTCTACAAGGAGGGCATGGACCACGCCACGGCCCGTAAAATCATTGTGGAGTCGGCGGGCAGCCACTTTGACCCGGTCATCGTCGAGGCCTTTTTGGCCTGTGAGGATGATTTTCAAAAGATCTGGCGCCGGATCGGCGAATAG